The Gigantopelta aegis isolate Gae_Host unplaced genomic scaffold, Gae_host_genome ctg3799_pilon_pilon:::debris, whole genome shotgun sequence genome window below encodes:
- the LOC121392426 gene encoding LOW QUALITY PROTEIN: gephyrin-like (The sequence of the model RefSeq protein was modified relative to this genomic sequence to represent the inferred CDS: inserted 2 bases in 2 codons) has translation MEPQIFDSQKFKLNISNVDVTSKCVPDQMEAIQEVLIDWXDRRNLSLILTTGGTGFSPRDITPEATKLVLDKEAPGLVTAMISKSLEITPMAMLSRPVCGIRNNSLIVNLPGSKKGSEECFTILRPTLPHALDALQCVLAEDIIAGQPLPPFPASIKDGYAVISADGTGERDVLAPVAAGEMYYSSLWSVARITTGAPLPNGADAVLXVEDTELIASTDDGKIEKKIKILSSVKPGKDIRPVGSDIAKGDIVLEKGSVLGPSEIGLAASVGVTLLTVYKTPRVAVLSTGNEVINPGKVLVPGQIYDSNRYSLLAAIKQYDFQGIDIGIAQDTREALVEQITLGLDKADVLITSGGVSMGEKDLLKPVLVKDFNATIHFGRVFMKPGKPTTFATVMRGSIQKLVFSLPGNPVSAAVTFHLFVLPALKKLAGHLNYQPTIVPAKISRPISLDPRPEYHRVKLVWHEQEPVPYVESTGIQQSSRLLSMKGADGLVCVTIKE, from the exons ATGGAACCACAGATATTTGACTCTCAGAAATTCAA gcTGAACATTAGTAATGTTGATGTCACTAGTAAGTGTGTTCCTGATCAAATGGAGGCTATTCAG GAAGTCTTAATTGATT GTGATAGAAGAAACTTAAGTCTCATTCTCACTACTGGTGGAACAGGATTCAGTCCAAGAGACATTACACCAGAA GCAACTAAACTAGTACTAGATAAAGAGGCTCCAGGTTTGGTTACTGCTATGATCAGTAAATCCTTAGAGATTACACCAATGGCAATGTTGTCAAG ACCtgtttgtggtattagaaataaTTCTCTAATTGTTAATTTACCAGGTAGCAAAAAGGGATCAGAA GAATGTTTTACTATTCTACGACCAACACTACCACATGCTCTGG ATGCTTTACAATGTGTCTTGGCAGAAGATATTATTGCTGGTCAACCCTTACCTCCTTTTCCAGCATCCATAAAAGATGGTTATGCTGTTATTA gTGCTGATGGAACAGGTGAGAGAGATGTCTTGGCTCCAGTTGCAGCTGGTgaaatg TATTACAGTAGTCTCTGGAGTGTGGCTCGAATCACTACAGGTGCTCCTCTACCTAATGGTGCTGATGCTGTGT TGGTGGAAGATACTGAGTTAATAGCCAGTACTGATGAT ggaaaaatagagaaaaaaataaagatcTTATCCTCAGTGAAACCAGGAAAAGATATTAG ACCCGTGGGTTCAGATATTGCCAAAGGTGATATTGTATTGGAAAAGGGAAGTGTATTGGGACCATCTGAAATTGGATTAGCTGCATCTGTTGGAGTAACATTACTCACTGTCTATAAAACTCCTCGAGTGGCAGTGTTATCAACAGGAAATGAA gTTATTAATCCAGGTAAAGTGCTGGTTCCTGGTCAGATTTATGACAGTAATCGTTATTCATTACTTGCTGCTATTAAACAATATGATTTCCAAGGAATTGATATCGGAATAGCACAAGATAC GAGAGAAGCATTAGTAGAGCAAATTACACTGGGTCTAGACAAAGCTGATGTATTAATTACTTCTGGGGGTGTATCAATGGGAGAGAAG GATCTCTTGAAGCCAGTTCTAGTGAAAGATTTTAATGCTACTATCCACTTTGGTAGAGTCTTCATGAAACCAGG GAAACCAACAACTTTTGCTACTGTGATGAGAGGAAGTATACAAAAACTCGTGTTTTCTTTACCAG GTAATCCTGTGTCAGCTGCCGTCACttttcatttgtttgtgttACCAGCATTGAAGAAACTTGCTGGTCATTTAAACTATCAACCAACCATTGTACCAGCTAAA ATCTCTAGACCAATATCTTTAGATCCTCGTCCTGAGTATCATCGTGTGAAATTGGTCTGGCATGAACAGGAACCTGTGCCATATGTGGAGTCAACTGGGATACAGCAAAGTAGTCGTTTGCTAAGTATGAAAGGAGCTGATGGACTTGTTTGTGTTACCATCAAAGAGTGA